One segment of Ferrovum sp. PN-J185 DNA contains the following:
- the aroC gene encoding chorismate synthase yields the protein MSGNTLGRLFCVTSFGESHGPAIGCVVDGCPPGLALSEADIQKELDRRKPGTSRHVTQRRESDEVEILSGVFEGKTTGTPIALLIRNHDQRSKDYNNIQGAFRPGHADYTYIQKYGLRDHRGGGRSSARETAVRVAAGAIAKKWLAERYGVVIRGYLSQLGSTVIPFQDWQAVNHNPFFVANSEIVPQLEEQMDALRKSGDSIGARINVVASHVPAGWGEPVYDRLDAEIAYAMMSINAVKGVEVGAGFASVTQRGTEHGDEMTSNGFLSNHAGGILGGISTGQDILVSIGIKPTSSIRIPRQSIDLTGHNQEVATTGRHDPCVGIRATPIAEAMLAIVLMDHALRHRGQNADVVVPTPPIPGDLSL from the coding sequence ATGTCAGGTAATACCCTTGGACGATTATTTTGTGTTACATCTTTTGGTGAAAGTCACGGCCCAGCCATTGGCTGTGTGGTTGATGGCTGCCCACCAGGCTTGGCTTTATCTGAAGCTGATATACAAAAGGAATTAGATCGTCGTAAGCCAGGTACATCAAGGCATGTTACTCAACGCCGAGAAAGTGATGAAGTCGAGATACTCTCAGGAGTGTTTGAAGGTAAAACCACAGGGACTCCTATTGCTTTACTAATACGTAATCATGATCAACGCAGCAAAGACTATAACAACATTCAAGGCGCCTTTCGTCCAGGTCATGCGGATTATACTTATATTCAAAAGTATGGTTTACGCGATCATCGGGGCGGTGGTCGATCCTCTGCCAGGGAAACTGCCGTACGTGTTGCTGCTGGCGCCATTGCAAAAAAATGGTTGGCGGAGCGTTATGGTGTTGTTATACGGGGTTATTTGTCGCAGTTGGGGAGCACTGTTATTCCTTTTCAAGATTGGCAAGCGGTGAATCATAACCCTTTTTTTGTGGCAAATAGTGAGATTGTTCCTCAACTCGAAGAGCAAATGGATGCTTTAAGGAAATCTGGGGACTCTATTGGTGCGCGTATTAATGTAGTTGCATCACACGTTCCAGCAGGCTGGGGTGAACCAGTCTATGATCGCCTTGATGCGGAAATTGCTTATGCCATGATGAGCATTAATGCGGTTAAAGGGGTGGAAGTAGGGGCAGGTTTTGCGAGCGTCACCCAGCGTGGAACTGAGCATGGTGATGAAATGACCAGTAATGGTTTTTTAAGTAACCATGCAGGTGGTATTTTAGGTGGTATTTCAACTGGACAAGATATTTTAGTCAGTATTGGCATTAAGCCGACTTCCAGTATTAGAATTCCAAGACAAAGTATTGATCTAACGGGCCACAATCAGGAGGTGGCGACCACGGGACGTCACGATCCTTGTGTTGGGATAAGAGCAACGCCAATTGCTGAAGCGATGCTAGCTATTGTACTGATGGATCATGCTCTACGCCATCGTGGACAAAATGCTGACGTAGTGGTACCCACACCACCAATCCCCGGAGACTTATCTCTATAG